In the genome of Massilia sp. UMI-21, the window GCATGTACCCGACGGCGCCGGGCTCGGGTATCGCTGACTCAGTCATCCGTGACTTCGGCCCAGCAGTTCGGGGTCTCGTGCAGCACCAGTTTGTGCAGGCGCAGGCCGGTGCCGTAGCGGTCGGTGAACACCGTCTTGAGGATAGTGAAGGCGACGCGCGCCAGGTTTTCGACGGTCGGGATGCAGTCGATCACCACGGTCTTGTGGTCGGGCAGCGAGCCCAGGAACTCGCGCACGCTGTCATCCTTTTCATAGACCAGGAAGGCATGGTCCCACACGTCGACCAGGTGCTGCTTGGCCAGGGTCTTGACGTCGGAAAAATCCATGATCATGCCGTTGTCGGAATTTCCCTCGAGGTCGATGACATCGCCGGTCAGCGTGATCTCGAGGGTGTAGCGGTGCCCGTGCAGGTTGCGGCACTGGCTCTTGTGGTCGGGAATGCGATGGCCTGCATCGAATTCCAGCTTGCGGGTAATGGTCAGCATGGGGTGCTCGGTAGATTCTGGCGAACTTGTGAATCGCTTGATGAATCCCTCAGGGGATCTGGAGGAGTTTATGGGTCTGGAGGCTCAGCTTCCACCTCGGGTTGCGGCGGCAGGTCTCGATCGCCAGACGCGTGTTGTGCGCGGCGAGCGGGCCGTCCATCGGCTGCACGTAGAAATGCTCGAAATCGAGCTGCTCGTAGGCAGCCAGGTCCTGGCCCGCCTGCGGGATGACGACCTTGATCTCGCTGCCCTTGGCGACCACCAGCGTCGCGCCCATCTTCGGGCTGACGCAGACCCAGTCCACCCCTTCCGGCACCGGCAGGGTGCCATTGGTCTCGATCGCGATCGTGAAGCCGCGCGCGTGCATCGCATCGATCAGCGGGCGGTCCAGTTGCAGCAGCGGCTCGCCGCCGGTGAACACCACGTACTTGCTGGCGGCATGCGCCGATGGCCACAGGCCGTCGATCTCGGCAGCGAGCGCGTCGGGATCGCGGA includes:
- the queD gene encoding 6-carboxytetrahydropterin synthase QueD, with the protein product MLTITRKLEFDAGHRIPDHKSQCRNLHGHRYTLEITLTGDVIDLEGNSDNGMIMDFSDVKTLAKQHLVDVWDHAFLVYEKDDSVREFLGSLPDHKTVVIDCIPTVENLARVAFTILKTVFTDRYGTGLRLHKLVLHETPNCWAEVTDD
- the queE gene encoding 7-carboxy-7-deazaguanine synthase, with product MTYSIKEIFYTLQGEGAHAGRPAVFCRFSGCNLWTGREADRAAAVCTFCDTDFVGTDGERGGKFRDPDALAAEIDGLWPSAHAASKYVVFTGGEPLLQLDRPLIDAMHARGFTIAIETNGTLPVPEGVDWVCVSPKMGATLVVAKGSEIKVVIPQAGQDLAAYEQLDFEHFYVQPMDGPLAAHNTRLAIETCRRNPRWKLSLQTHKLLQIP